Genomic segment of Vallitalea okinawensis:
AAAGGTTATACATTTCAGATGTTAAAGGGATGGTATCAGATAATTCAATGGGATCGATTATGGACCTATACTATGATACCCTTCATTATCTAGAAAATAATCAACAGGTATTAATACTTTTTTTGGATGGCTTAAGTTATAAACAGTTCAAGCTATCAACCTTTAAAGACTATCAGGTAAATCCAGTGTTATCGGTCTATCAACCGGTAACAAATGCTGGTTTCGCTGCAATGATTACAGGTAAATCGCCTAAAGAAAACGGTGTTTTAAATCGTGAGTATAGAGAGTTGCGTGTAGGTAGTATCTTTCAAAAAGCTAAGGATTTAGATAAAGAAACCTACCTGGTGGAAGGGGATATTAAAATACTTAACACAGAAGTAGACCCCCTCCTACATATTGATACGAATAAAAATGGTACCATTGATGATGAAATCTATGAAAAGACTTTAGCTTTGATAGAAGAGGAACCAGATTTATTAATGGCTCATTTTCATAGCATAGACGATTTTGGTCATTCTTATGGTCCAATGCATAATAAGACTATGGAGCAAATAGAAGCTATTAATGGTTATGTAACTGAGCTCATTGCTAACTGGGAGGGGTTTGTTATTATCACATCTGACCACGGCATGCATCAAGAAAAAATAGGAGGCAATCATGGAACAGCTCGTTATGAAGACATGGTTGTTCCCTATATAGTGACTAAAGGAGGTAAATACAATGAAGAATAAAGTGGTTGGTATAATCATGGGTATCATTATTGTATGTGTTGTTATATTTGGAATTCTCAACGCTAGAAATTTAGAAGCTCGAAAAGCTATGCAAAATGATGCTGAACTGAATATAAAAACCAATGGAGAGATTGTTAAGACATACAATTTACAAGCACTCAATGAATTAGGCATGGAAGACTTTCAAGCAAATCTTAAAAAGAATGGACAAGAGCCTGTCACATACACCTATACAGGTGTTTTACTTAAAACAGTACTTGAAGATGCTAAGGTGGACTTAAGTCAGGCAAAGGCTGTAGTGGCAACTGCTGTTGATGGATACTCTAGTGCCATAGCACTTGATAAAGTATTGGAAGAAAACAATGTCTATATAGCTGTTAAACGAGAAGGTGAAGCTATTGGTAATAAGGAAGACGGTGGCGATGGACCTTATCAGATTATAATTAGTAAAGATCCATTCAGTCAATATTGGTGTAAATGGGCTATAGAGGTGGATGTTCAATGACCCCGCTTTTAGAGTTAAAAGAGATTAACTTCCGATACAGTAATCAACGATTGCAGTTAATACAAGACTTAAATTTAGAGTTATATCAAGGAGAGATCATAGCCCTAACCGGACATAGTGGCTGTGGGAAAAGTACTCTTTGCCATATTGCATGTGGGGTTATCCCTAAATTGATACACAAGCCTTTTGATGGACATGTTTATCTAATGGGTGTAGAGATGGAGAAACTAACTTTAGCTGAGATATCTAAGCGTATGGGAGTTGTCTTTCAGAATCCAGACTATCAGATTTTCTCTTCGACAGTAGAAGACGAACTAGCTTTTGGTATGGAGAATCACTGTATTAGTAGAGAAGAGATGAGAGATAAAATCAAGGAAATAAGTGATTTAATTGGTCTGGCGGACTTGCTTAAAGACAACCCTAATCAGTTATCTGGCGGACAAAAACAGTTGGTAGTATTAGGCTCCATCCTTTGCATGGATCCTGATATACTTATACTGGATGAAGCATTTAGTCAGCTGAGCCTTGGAATCAAAAAGCAAATGCTTACTGTATTAATCGAATTGAAGAAAAGAGGGAAAGGCATTTTAATGATTGACCATCAACTGGAAGACTTACATATTGGTGACCGCCTGCTCCGTATGCAGGAAGGACGGCTAATTGTTTAAAGGGAGAAGAGGTATGGAAGGAAAGATATGCTTAAACAACGTATCCTTTCAATATGAGAAGAAGAAGAGCATTCTTCATCACATCAATCTTTCACTCAACCAAGGGGAAGTTACTTTCCTTAGGGGAGAAAACGGGTGTGGTAAGACTACCCTAAGTAAGTTATTGATAGGGATACTAAAACCTACAGAAGGCATCGTTAGCCTTAATGGACAGGATATAAGCCAATTATCTTTACATGAAATTGGTAAAAGTCTAGGTTATTTATTTCAGAATCCAGAGAAGCAACTTTTCGCCTTGACTGTTGAAGAAGAACTAGTTTTTTTATCAACCTTACAGAGAGGTGGTCAACAAGAGGTGAAGAATCGGGCTGATAGTCTTTTAAAGCAATTTGATCTTCACGATAAGTGTAATCAGTTGATACATACCCTAAGCTACGGTGAAAAACAACGGCTAGCCTTAGCAGCGATCTTAATGAATAATCCTCAGTATATTATTTTGGATGAACCAACAACAGGATTGGATATTAAAAGGAAAAAGCAACTGATGAGAATCATAAAGGATCTTAACAATCAGGGGACAGGTTTTCTTATCATTACTCACGATGAAGAATTTTCAAAAGAGCTAGGGGAAAGGTTCCTGAACATTAAGAAAGGACGGGTTTATGATAATGAGAATGCATACTATTGATCCTCGCACTAAACTCATCCTAGTTATTACTTTTTCTACCTCTGCTGTTTTGGTTAATGGCCTTATATGGTTAGTAGCTTTACTGCTACTTGTTATACTTACGTCTTTATGTATGGGAGGAAAGTTAAAGCCCCTAATAGTTAAATTAAAAAAGCTTTATATATTACTTATTGGAATAATCATTATACAAAGCATCTTTACAAGAGGTGGAAACCCCGTACTTCAAGTTGGTAACCTAAACTTAATAACAGATATAGGGATATGGCGTGGTGTTAATTATCTACTCCGTATAACCATCGTCATATTGTCTGTCTCCATTTTGATGACCTCTAGTGAGAGGAGATTATTGCAAGGATTAATTCAACTAGGGCTACCCTATGAATTAGCTTATATGGTATCCATAGCTATTCGATTTCTGCCTTTACTGAAAGAAGAAATGCAAGATAGTTTAAACGCAATTATGTTAAGGGGCGTGAATCCTAAAGCCATGTCCATGTCAAACAAATTGAAGCTCTATCAGTATGTATTAACGCCCATTATTTTAGGGGCTTTGAATAAGTCAAAACAGTTAGCTATTTCTATGGAGAGTAGGGGATTTAGAGCTTATCACCAGCGGACAAGTTTAATAGAATTAAGGTTTCGATGGTTAGATTATGTATTATGTTTGGTGGCAGTAGGAATTTTAGGTTTATATTTAACTATTCGTGTTGTGGGAGGTTAAAATGAAGGTTATATCAGTATACGGTTACTCTGGAACAGGGAAGACCACCACCATTGAAAATATTATAAAGGAATTGAAAAGAAGGCGATACAAGGTAGCTTCGGTTAAAGAGATACATTTTGAAGGATTCACGATAGATCAAGAAGGGACCAATACTTATCGACATAAAGAAGCTGGCTCAGAACTGGTTACAGCTAGAGGATATACTGAAACGGATATATTGTACCAAGAAAAGCTATCCATTCAGGAGATATTGAATCTATATAAACTTTACGATTATGTGATTATGGAAGGTGTTACAGATTGTAATTGTCCCAAAATTTTAACTGCCAAAACTGAAGCGGATATAACTACTCGGATTGATGGTCATGTATTTATAATCTCTGGTAGGATAGCTAATGAGAAATCCACGTATAAAGAATTGCCTGTTATGAACAGTTTGGATAATATTGAGGAGTTAGTCGATCGAATAGAAGATTATGCTATAGAGCCATTACCGGATTTTAGTGAAACCTGTTGTGGGTTATGCGGTACCAACTGTAAAGAACATTTGAAGCGAGTGCTTCAAGGAAAAGCTCTATTGTCTCAATGTAAAATCAAAGATGATAATACAATACGTTTAACAGTAGGTAATAAAGAGCTGGATCTTGTTCCCTTTGTACAAAATATTCTCAGAAATGCTGTCATGGGAATAGTAAGTGAGTTAGATGGGTTTTGTGAAGGCAGTGATATTCATATCGAATTGAAGGGTAAATCAATATGATGACTCCCATTGAAAGGATTGAAAAATATAAGAGTAAGAAAAATCACGTCTATGCTGTAGAATTCTCATCTAATGGGGAGAAGAAAAGGGCGGTGCTCAAAGACTTTAATTCCATAGAGAGTAAGCAACAAGAAATCTTCTATTTACAGCTTCTTCGTGATCATAATATTAAGGTACCTAAGATTCTTGACCAGCATGACCAAATGATCCTACTGGAGTATTTAGCAGGAGAATTATTATTGGAACGAATTATCAATCTAGAAGAAAGACAAATTGATCCCGAATTACCAATGGTTAAGGAGGTATTTAACCAGTTACTTTCTTGGTTAGGTCAATTCTATAGAATTACAGAGAATGTCTTAGAAAAGAAAATGATCTTTGGAGATGTCAACTTTAGAAACTTTATTATAAATGATCATCTATATGGTTTTGATTTTGAAGATTGCAGAGAAGGATCACCAGAAGAAGATGGAGGAGCAATCTGCGCACATCTTCTAACCTACTATCCTGAATATACATCATGGAAGCAAAAGGCTTGTGGGGTTTTACAGAGTATCATGATTGAAGACTTTCACTACGAAAAGAACAGATTAGAAAAAGCAACAAATTATTATCTTGATATAATCAAAGAGCGACGTTCTATCTTCAAGAAGAAATAGTATAAATCACTTTATAGCATACGACTCAAGAGACTATAATTTCTTAGGGGATATAACTACTTTTATGCTAATGAAATCGTAATATTATGTACATTCAAGACATAATATTACGATTTTTTTATTACAAAAATACATAATAAATCTATAAAAAAGTACATGATCTTGGAAAGTTAATTGGATGTAAAATATTTTAGTTTCAATTATACTTAATGCAGTTAAAGTTATAGTCATAGTAATTACAAAGATATGGGATGCAGTTCCCAGGAAGAGGAGAAGATATGAGGAAAATACTAATTTCACCATCAAAGTATGTACAAGAAAATGGAGCTTTAGAAAATTTAGGAGAATATGTTCTTTCTTTTGGAAAGAAAGCATTACTGGTAGCATCAGAGGAAGATTGTAGTCGTGTACAAGGAACTTTAGATAAAGCCTTAAACAAAAAAGCTTTCCAAATCGTATATGGAGGTTTTGGAGCAGAATGTACAGGAGAAGAAGTTGAACGACTCATTTCTGTATGCAAAGAAAAGCAATGTGAAGTTGCCATTGGTCTTGGCGGGGGTAAAGCTTTAGATACTGCAAAAGCAGTTGCCGATGCATCGGACTTACCAGTTATCACCATACCAACGATAGCATCAACAGATGCCCCCTGTTCTTCATTATCCGTTGTTTATAATGATAAAGGAGAATTTCAAGAATACAGATTTTATAAGAGTAATCCAGATGTGGTTTTAGTAGATACGGCGATTATTGCTAAAGCACCAGTAAGATTTTTAGTTGCTGGAATGGGGGATGCATTATCTACGTATTTTGAAGCAAGAGCTTGCCGGCGTGCATTTGCAAGTAATATTCCAGGTGGAAAAAGTACAAAGCTGGCTATAGCGGCTGCAAAATTGTGTTATGAAACCCTACTAGAAGATTCACTAAAAGCTGTAGCAGCATGTAAGGCCAATGTGGTCACACAAGCATTAGAAAACATTATTGAAGCGAACACATTACTTAGTGGACTAGGATTTGAATCATCAGGACTTGCTGCTGCTCATGCTATTCACAATGGATTGACTGCATTAGAGGAAACACATCATTGTTATCATGGTGAAAAAGTTTCTTTTGGAACGATTGTGCACTTGATCTTAGAAAATGCTCCACAGGAAGAAATTGAAGAAGTATATGCTTATTGTAAGTCTGTCGGTTTACCAACATGTCTAGCTGACTTAGGTGTAAAAGAAGTAACGGATGAAAAAGTACGTGCAGTAGCCAAACTATCAACTGCCCAAAATGAGACGATTCACAACATGCCATTTGAAGTAACTATGGAAGATGTTTATGCAGCGATCTATACTGCTGATAAGTTAGGTAGAAATTAATATTTCATTAGGGTTTAATGATAAGTAGCTATTAATATAGTGAAAAAGGGAGATAAAGAATATGAAAAAGATAATCAATAAGGCAGAAAATATGGTAATTGAGATGTGTGAAGGTATGGTTGCGGCACATCCTAAAAAATTGGCCTTCAATAGAAAATACAAACTGCTGATGAGAAAGAAACTGAATTCCAATAAAGTTAGTTTGATTAGCGGTGGGGGATCTGGGCATGAACCTGCCCATGCGGGATACGTAGGTGAAGGTATGCTAGATGTTGCAGTCTGTGGAGACGTGTTTGCTTCTCCGTCAACTATTCAAGTATATAATGCCATTCTCGAATCAGAATCTAATAAAGGTACGCTATTGGTTATTAAAAATTATTCAGGAGATGTGATGAATTTTGAAGCTGCTGCAGAAATGGCAGAAGAAGACTGTGATATGGAAGTTGCTAAAGTATATGTTAATGATGATATTGCAGTAAAAGATAGCCTGTATACAGTAGGTCGTAGAGGGGTTGCTGGTACTGTTTACGTACATAAATTAGCTGGAGCTGCTGCTGAAGCTGAGAAATCCCTTGAAGAAGTCAAAGCAGTGGCAGAAAAAGTTATTAACAATGTTAGATCTATTGGATTTGCCCTTACTTCATGTACAGTACCTGCAAAAGGGACACCTACATTTGAGATATCAGAAAAAGAAATTGAGTTTGGTGTAGGTATTCATGGGGAACCAGGTGTAGCAAGGCAAGCAATTAAGACAGCAAATGAACTTGCTCAAGATTGTATCTCTTTGCTTCTTAAAGATCTACCTTTTGAAAGTGGAGACGAAGTGGCATTAATGATAAATGGGTTTGGAGCAACACCATTGAAAGAGCTCTATGTATTTAATAATGCAGTAAGTAAATTACTAAATGGATACAATATCAAGATTTATGATACTATGGTTGGCAATTATATGACATCAATAGATATGGCAGGCGCTTCAGTAACCATGTTAAAGCTGGATGATGAATTGAAGGAATTATTAGATGCACCGGTAAATACAATTGCAATTAATCGATAGAAAAGAAGGAATCATAGAGTTCTTCAAAAGTAAATGATAAGACAATAGGAGGTAGTGTGATGATAACAAAAACCAACACTATTACAACAGAAAGTATGATGGGACTTATTGATAAAATGGCTGATATAATTATTGCTAATGAAACATATTTTTGTGAACTTGATTCTGTAGCTGGAGATGGTGATTTTGGCATGTCGGTTGCTAAAGGATTTAAGCAACTTAAAAAAGAGTGGGATGACTTATCAAATGATAATATTGGATCATTCTTAAGAGACACAAGTATGATTATTACTGAATATTGTGGTGGTGCATCTGGACCAATATGGGGATCTGGCTTCAGAGCAGCTGCAAAAGAGGCGAAAGGGAAAAAAGAAGTAAATCTAGATGAATTAGCAAGTATGGTAGAAGCTGCAGTTGAGGGGATACAAAAAAGAGGTAATTCTAAGTTAGGTGATAAAACCTTACTTGATGCATTAATCCCTACAGCAGTAGCTCTTAGAGAATGCGCTGCAAAAAACGTGGAACTAACAGTGGCTATGGAAAAAGGCGCAAAAGCAGCACGAGAAGGTGCTGAAAAAACAAAGAAAATGGTTGCTAAAAGAGGTCGCGCAAGCTATG
This window contains:
- the dhaL gene encoding dihydroxyacetone kinase subunit DhaL, which gives rise to MITKTNTITTESMMGLIDKMADIIIANETYFCELDSVAGDGDFGMSVAKGFKQLKKEWDDLSNDNIGSFLRDTSMIITEYCGGASGPIWGSGFRAAAKEAKGKKEVNLDELASMVEAAVEGIQKRGNSKLGDKTLLDALIPTAVALRECAAKNVELTVAMEKGAKAAREGAEKTKKMVAKRGRASYVGERSLDYPDAGAMALGVIFTEMMESIK
- the dhaK gene encoding dihydroxyacetone kinase subunit DhaK is translated as MKKIINKAENMVIEMCEGMVAAHPKKLAFNRKYKLLMRKKLNSNKVSLISGGGSGHEPAHAGYVGEGMLDVAVCGDVFASPSTIQVYNAILESESNKGTLLVIKNYSGDVMNFEAAAEMAEEDCDMEVAKVYVNDDIAVKDSLYTVGRRGVAGTVYVHKLAGAAAEAEKSLEEVKAVAEKVINNVRSIGFALTSCTVPAKGTPTFEISEKEIEFGVGIHGEPGVARQAIKTANELAQDCISLLLKDLPFESGDEVALMINGFGATPLKELYVFNNAVSKLLNGYNIKIYDTMVGNYMTSIDMAGASVTMLKLDDELKELLDAPVNTIAINR
- the mobB gene encoding molybdopterin-guanine dinucleotide biosynthesis protein B, which encodes MKVISVYGYSGTGKTTTIENIIKELKRRRYKVASVKEIHFEGFTIDQEGTNTYRHKEAGSELVTARGYTETDILYQEKLSIQEILNLYKLYDYVIMEGVTDCNCPKILTAKTEADITTRIDGHVFIISGRIANEKSTYKELPVMNSLDNIEELVDRIEDYAIEPLPDFSETCCGLCGTNCKEHLKRVLQGKALLSQCKIKDDNTIRLTVGNKELDLVPFVQNILRNAVMGIVSELDGFCEGSDIHIELKGKSI
- a CDS encoding glycerol dehydrogenase — its product is MRKILISPSKYVQENGALENLGEYVLSFGKKALLVASEEDCSRVQGTLDKALNKKAFQIVYGGFGAECTGEEVERLISVCKEKQCEVAIGLGGGKALDTAKAVADASDLPVITIPTIASTDAPCSSLSVVYNDKGEFQEYRFYKSNPDVVLVDTAIIAKAPVRFLVAGMGDALSTYFEARACRRAFASNIPGGKSTKLAIAAAKLCYETLLEDSLKAVAACKANVVTQALENIIEANTLLSGLGFESSGLAAAHAIHNGLTALEETHHCYHGEKVSFGTIVHLILENAPQEEIEEVYAYCKSVGLPTCLADLGVKEVTDEKVRAVAKLSTAQNETIHNMPFEVTMEDVYAAIYTADKLGRN
- a CDS encoding alkaline phosphatase family protein gives rise to the protein MKKYWLIWILILIGLTMFLWSQSKSFIPTIKIIGDVENVLTLGTNESEPHIKNNKYFRLEEVLDAAQPRNEEYSFIVVGHDGVMVQLKGTTKEDCVLQFEKEEGWVLIAENYPPSSKIKDVKEIVVIAEGNLGDQGFTIFSQSTNLGHITPGQLYLQSSYRLNDIQGNPTQIVDDKAYNLIAIKERKLLPISSLIEAGQQQVLFGADGTCIPIKGGYLELYENQINYYEPDERLYISDVKGMVSDNSMGSIMDLYYDTLHYLENNQQVLILFLDGLSYKQFKLSTFKDYQVNPVLSVYQPVTNAGFAAMITGKSPKENGVLNREYRELRVGSIFQKAKDLDKETYLVEGDIKILNTEVDPLLHIDTNKNGTIDDEIYEKTLALIEEEPDLLMAHFHSIDDFGHSYGPMHNKTMEQIEAINGYVTELIANWEGFVIITSDHGMHQEKIGGNHGTARYEDMVVPYIVTKGGKYNEE
- a CDS encoding energy-coupling factor ABC transporter ATP-binding protein, with translation MEGKICLNNVSFQYEKKKSILHHINLSLNQGEVTFLRGENGCGKTTLSKLLIGILKPTEGIVSLNGQDISQLSLHEIGKSLGYLFQNPEKQLFALTVEEELVFLSTLQRGGQQEVKNRADSLLKQFDLHDKCNQLIHTLSYGEKQRLALAAILMNNPQYIILDEPTTGLDIKRKKQLMRIIKDLNNQGTGFLIITHDEEFSKELGERFLNIKKGRVYDNENAYY
- a CDS encoding energy-coupling factor transporter transmembrane component T family protein — its product is MIMRMHTIDPRTKLILVITFSTSAVLVNGLIWLVALLLLVILTSLCMGGKLKPLIVKLKKLYILLIGIIIIQSIFTRGGNPVLQVGNLNLITDIGIWRGVNYLLRITIVILSVSILMTSSERRLLQGLIQLGLPYELAYMVSIAIRFLPLLKEEMQDSLNAIMLRGVNPKAMSMSNKLKLYQYVLTPIILGALNKSKQLAISMESRGFRAYHQRTSLIELRFRWLDYVLCLVAVGILGLYLTIRVVGG
- a CDS encoding BUD32 family EKC/KEOPS complex subunit, which encodes MMTPIERIEKYKSKKNHVYAVEFSSNGEKKRAVLKDFNSIESKQQEIFYLQLLRDHNIKVPKILDQHDQMILLEYLAGELLLERIINLEERQIDPELPMVKEVFNQLLSWLGQFYRITENVLEKKMIFGDVNFRNFIINDHLYGFDFEDCREGSPEEDGGAICAHLLTYYPEYTSWKQKACGVLQSIMIEDFHYEKNRLEKATNYYLDIIKERRSIFKKK
- a CDS encoding molybdopterin-dependent oxidoreductase, yielding MKNKVVGIIMGIIIVCVVIFGILNARNLEARKAMQNDAELNIKTNGEIVKTYNLQALNELGMEDFQANLKKNGQEPVTYTYTGVLLKTVLEDAKVDLSQAKAVVATAVDGYSSAIALDKVLEENNVYIAVKREGEAIGNKEDGGDGPYQIIISKDPFSQYWCKWAIEVDVQ
- a CDS encoding energy-coupling factor ABC transporter ATP-binding protein gives rise to the protein MTPLLELKEINFRYSNQRLQLIQDLNLELYQGEIIALTGHSGCGKSTLCHIACGVIPKLIHKPFDGHVYLMGVEMEKLTLAEISKRMGVVFQNPDYQIFSSTVEDELAFGMENHCISREEMRDKIKEISDLIGLADLLKDNPNQLSGGQKQLVVLGSILCMDPDILILDEAFSQLSLGIKKQMLTVLIELKKRGKGILMIDHQLEDLHIGDRLLRMQEGRLIV